From Polynucleobacter paludilacus:
AAGGGCGCTGAAGTGATCTATGTGCCTGGCAATCATGACGAAAGCGCACGCCAGTTCTTTGGCCTATCTTTTGGTGATGTCAAGGTTGTTGAAGAAGTCATCCACACTACCCTCGACGGAAGAAAGCTTTGGGTTACCCACGGGGATTTATTTGATGGCGTGATGCAATACGCCAAGTGGCTCGCCTATGTCGGCGATACCCTGTATTCCTTCATTTTGTACGTCAATCGTTACTTCAATATGATTCGCGTCAAGATGGGTCTGCAGTACTGGTCCCTCTCCCAATACCTGAAGCACCAAGTTAAAAATGCCGTAAGTTACATCGCCGACTTTGAACACATCATGGCGCGCGAAGCTCGCCTACGCGGTTGCGATGGTGTTGTTTGTGGCCATATTCATAAAGCAGAGATTCGGGAAATCGATGGTCTGCTGTATTGCAACGATGGGGATTGGGTCGAAAGCCTCACCGCCTTAGTTGAGACACACGAAGGTGAACTCAAGATTGTGCACTGGCCCTTTATTAAAGGTGAGCCGGTAGATAGTCCTGCTGAAACCGACAATGAACCCGCTTTGGGTCAACTCATTCCTAACTTTGCTAAAGAGGCAACACTATGAAAATCATGATCATCACTGATGCATGGGATCCGCAGGTTAATGGCGTTGTTAGAACCCTGAAGCAAACTCGTGCCGAACTCATTGCGATGGGTCACGAAGTAGAGATGATCACTCCCAATGATTTCAAGACCATTCCCTGCCCTACTTACCCCGATATTTCTTTATCTTTATTTCCTGGCAAGACTGTTGCCAGAAAGATTAAAGAATTTGCACCCGATGCAATGCATATCGCGACCGAAGGTCCCTTAGGCTTATCTGCGCGCGCTTATGCAGTAAAGAACAAGCTACCCCTCTCTACCGCGTATCACACCCGTTTTCCAGAATATGTAAAAGCCCGCACTGGCATTCCACTGGCCCTAACTTATGCCTTCTTGCGCTGGTTCCATAAGCCTTCCATGGCAGTGATGGCGCCAACTGTAGTGGTTAAGCAAGATTTAGAAAAGTATGGCTTTCAGAATGTGGTGCTTTGGTCAAGAGGCGTTGATCTGGATATCTTCAAGATGCAAGAGTCAAAGCGGCTCAATTCTGCTCACCCAATCTTTCTATATGTTGGTCGCGTAGCGGTTGAAAAGAATATCAATGCCTTTTTAGAAATTGATTTGCCTGGTTCCAAATGGGTAGTTGGTGATGGCCCCGCGATGGAAGGCATTAAACACAAGTATCCCGAAGTCAATTATTTGGGCGTTCTCAATCAACATGAGTTAGCTGAGGTCTATGCAGCTGCTGATGTCTTTGTTTTCCCCAGCAAAACCGATACCTTTGGTTTGGTCTTGCTGGAGGCAATGGCTTGCGGCACTCCCGTCGCAGCCTACCCAGTGACTGGTCCAATTGATGTCTTGGGGGACTCTCCTGCTGGGGCGATGAACGAGGATTTGCGCGAGGCTTGCATGCAAGCCCTGACGATCCCACGTGAAGTCGCCCGGGCCCATGCTGAGAAATTCTCCTGGCGGGCTGCCTCTGAGCAATTTGCACGCCACCTCAAACCGGTGCCTTCCACTGAAGTGCATGTGACCGCGCTTGCCTAAGTTGTTCACCAAGCAATCAGTCCTGCATTTTCACACTCCATTTAGGGATTTGCTTTGAGTAGCTATCATATCGACCAAAACCCCCACAAGGGCAACAAAGGTTTGACTAGAGCATGGCATGCCGCCAAGAATTCATGGTGTGGAGTGGTCTACGCCTTTAAAGAGGAAAGTGCATTTAGGCAGGAATTAACGCTGCTGATTATTTGCACTCCGATTGCCCTCTTTCTGAACGTCAGCATTCTAGAAAAAGTGGCACTGATCTGCTCCATCATCATGGTCTTAGTCGTGGAGCTCCTCAATTCCAGCGTGGAAGCGGCGATTGATCGAATCTCCTTTGAGCACCACGATTTATCGAAAAGAGCCAAGGATTTTGGCTCTGCAGCCGTCATGTTGGCCCTGTTAGTAGCTGTTTTGATCTGGCTAGGGGTCTGCGCGCCCCTTGTCTCAAAACTGTAATAAAACCGTAATACGATCCTATTTACTAAACGATCAAGGTCTTCCCTATGTCCGACATTCCAAATCCACTTGCGGCCTTTGATATCTTCAATTCCAGATTTGAAGATATGCCTAAGAAATTCAGTAAGTTACGCCCTTTAAAGAAACTGTTTTCTAAGAAGATTGCCAAGAAACTCTTTGGTAAGAAATTTGCGCTCAAGCCCCGTGCCTTGACCCCAGTAACTCAAGATCACGTTGTTGCCAAGCCAGCGAGCAAACCGAAGCGCCCTGCTTTTCAAATTACTTGGGCCACTACACCTAATGAGGTTAAAGAAGCGCAAAGATTGCGCTACAAGGTGTTTGCTGAGGAGATGGGGGCTAATCTTGCCCAAAACAGCGAAGGTCTTGATGTTGATGAATTCGATGCCTATTGCGACCATTTATTGATTCGCGACCAAGAGACTTTAAAAGTAGTGGGTACCTATCGTGTTCTGCCGCCCCATAAGGCTCAGGAAATTGGTCGCCTCTACTCTGATTCTGAGTTTGATCTGACCCGCTTGAACCACTTGCGTCCAAAGATGGTGGAATTAGGCCGCTCTTGCGTGCACGCTGACTATCGCTCTGGCGCCGTCATTATGTCCTTGTGGAGTGGTTTGGCTCAGTACATGCAAAAACATCACTATGAAATCATGCTTGGTTGCGCCAGTATCCCAATGGCGGATGGCGGTCACTTTGCAGCGAGTCTTTATAACTCCCTCTCAGAAGAGCAAATGGCTCCTACCGAGAACCATGCCTTCCCTCGCCTGCCGTTGCCATTAGACAAACTCAATGGCGGCCTGGATGTTGAGCCTCCACCATTGATTAAAGGCTACCTGAAGTTGGGCGCCAAGATTTGTAGCGCTCCAGCTTGGGATCCCGATTTCAATACAGCCGACCTCTTAACCATGTTGCGTCTGTCTGAAATTAATCCGCGTTACGCTAAACACTTCCTCAATATCTAATCTAGCTTCGACCTGCTTTATTTGAGGTCAAGCTGATATGTGCGGCCGATACGTTCCCATTCGGCCGCTTCTTTTAGTAAGCTAAATTCAGTCAGGGGATGCGCACCAGCCCATTCCCGAGATAAGCTCACCAAATAAGAGCCGTCATTTTCAGAGACTTTCACTTTGGGTAGATTGGCATCACTTCTGCCACGGCAAAGTACTTGGGCGAGGCGTAGACAAAACAGCATGCGCCAATCCTGAAAACTGGCATTGCTAGCAAGCTTGCCCAACTTACCAGCATGGCCAATGAGCAAAGCAGCTAGGCGCGCCTGATCATTTTTGGAGAAGCCGGGCATATCGGCATTACCAGCAATATATGCGGAATGCTTGTGATAACCATTATGGGAGATGGATAGACCGATCTCGTGTAAATTCGCGGCCCACTGTAAGAGTGCAATATTTTCTGCACGGCTTTCTAGCTCTGGCTTGGGCAATTGATCTAAAAATTCAGCCGCTAAATTACCGACCCGGGTTGCTTGCTCACGATCGACGGTATAGCGTTGCATAAACTGCTCTACCGTGACATAGCGCATATCCGAATGCTGTGAGCGGCCCAATAGATCGTACAAGACCCCAACTCGCAAGGCAGCATCAGTCACTTCCATCGTCTCAATGCCGAGCTCATCAAAGACCGCAAGCATGATTGCCAAGCCGCCAGGCCAAACCCCGCGGCGCTCATCTTTGAGGCCACCAAGTTGGATGTCGTTTACATGCTCATATTTCAGGAGATGTTTTTTCATGGCACGCAAACCTTCACGCGTAATCAAGCCGCTGCCAGCGTTGACTCGACCCATCGTTAGGGCATCGCCCTGCCCATTGAAATTATTTTCTGCAATGATGTCGGCCAAAGCCCGTGCCGTGCCAGAAGAACCAATCACTTGCTTCCAGCCACTCTTCAAATAGTTTCCAGAAATGACTTGGATTTCTCGACGGGCTGCGAGCTCAGCCTCTTTAAAAGCGTGAGCATCAATATTGCCTCTGGGGAAAAATCGCATACTATGCGATACGCAACCAATATATAAACTCTCCATCAGTTTAGGTTCGTACCCCTTACCAATAATGAGCTCGGTTGAGCCGCCACCGATATCGACTACTAAGCGATTGCCTTGGACTGCGGAAACCT
This genomic window contains:
- a CDS encoding Ppx/GppA phosphatase family protein; amino-acid sequence: MLVAQVVHTPSGTQLRPIDTLRESVRLAAGLTENKLLGNDAYQRGLSAIRRFGERIRGFDPSKVRAVATNTLRVAKNAQNFVSDAQEALGFPIEVIAGVEEARLIYIGAAHEVSAVQGNRLVVDIGGGSTELIIGKGYEPKLMESLYIGCVSHSMRFFPRGNIDAHAFKEAELAARREIQVISGNYLKSGWKQVIGSSGTARALADIIAENNFNGQGDALTMGRVNAGSGLITREGLRAMKKHLLKYEHVNDIQLGGLKDERRGVWPGGLAIMLAVFDELGIETMEVTDAALRVGVLYDLLGRSQHSDMRYVTVEQFMQRYTVDREQATRVGNLAAEFLDQLPKPELESRAENIALLQWAANLHEIGLSISHNGYHKHSAYIAGNADMPGFSKNDQARLAALLIGHAGKLGKLASNASFQDWRMLFCLRLAQVLCRGRSDANLPKVKVSENDGSYLVSLSREWAGAHPLTEFSLLKEAAEWERIGRTYQLDLK
- a CDS encoding GNAT family N-acetyltransferase; the encoded protein is MPKKFSKLRPLKKLFSKKIAKKLFGKKFALKPRALTPVTQDHVVAKPASKPKRPAFQITWATTPNEVKEAQRLRYKVFAEEMGANLAQNSEGLDVDEFDAYCDHLLIRDQETLKVVGTYRVLPPHKAQEIGRLYSDSEFDLTRLNHLRPKMVELGRSCVHADYRSGAVIMSLWSGLAQYMQKHHYEIMLGCASIPMADGGHFAASLYNSLSEEQMAPTENHAFPRLPLPLDKLNGGLDVEPPPLIKGYLKLGAKICSAPAWDPDFNTADLLTMLRLSEINPRYAKHFLNI
- a CDS encoding glycosyltransferase family 4 protein, with translation MKIMIITDAWDPQVNGVVRTLKQTRAELIAMGHEVEMITPNDFKTIPCPTYPDISLSLFPGKTVARKIKEFAPDAMHIATEGPLGLSARAYAVKNKLPLSTAYHTRFPEYVKARTGIPLALTYAFLRWFHKPSMAVMAPTVVVKQDLEKYGFQNVVLWSRGVDLDIFKMQESKRLNSAHPIFLYVGRVAVEKNINAFLEIDLPGSKWVVGDGPAMEGIKHKYPEVNYLGVLNQHELAEVYAAADVFVFPSKTDTFGLVLLEAMACGTPVAAYPVTGPIDVLGDSPAGAMNEDLREACMQALTIPREVARAHAEKFSWRAASEQFARHLKPVPSTEVHVTALA
- a CDS encoding diacylglycerol kinase, producing MSSYHIDQNPHKGNKGLTRAWHAAKNSWCGVVYAFKEESAFRQELTLLIICTPIALFLNVSILEKVALICSIIMVLVVELLNSSVEAAIDRISFEHHDLSKRAKDFGSAAVMLALLVAVLIWLGVCAPLVSKL
- a CDS encoding UDP-2,3-diacylglucosamine diphosphatase; the protein is MMHYRAIWISDVHLGTTGCQANYLLDFLKHNEADQFYLVGDIIDGWRLKKSFYWPQAHNDVVQKLLRKARKGAEVIYVPGNHDESARQFFGLSFGDVKVVEEVIHTTLDGRKLWVTHGDLFDGVMQYAKWLAYVGDTLYSFILYVNRYFNMIRVKMGLQYWSLSQYLKHQVKNAVSYIADFEHIMAREARLRGCDGVVCGHIHKAEIREIDGLLYCNDGDWVESLTALVETHEGELKIVHWPFIKGEPVDSPAETDNEPALGQLIPNFAKEATL